From Pontibacillus halophilus JSM 076056 = DSM 19796:
TTGTATCATCGTACTGGATTCTTGTTTGTCGCATAGCATGATAGGTATAGTAAATCATGTAAGCTGCTGCCTCAGAATCGGGTTTAATTTCCTCTTCGCTAAACCCTTTCACTGCACGATGCACTTTATCTGTCCAAGCATCTGTCTGAGACATTGCATCTATGAACGCACGGTTAGCTAATTCGGATTGTTGGTTAAAATACTTATTTCCATTAATAATAGAATCTAGCAACTGTTCAGCTTGATTAGGTAACTCGTGAGCCTTTAGTGGAGACCTAAGTAACTGCAGCGCTTCAACTTGATACGTCCATTGGAATATGCTTCCTTGCTTTATCGGCTTTCGAATCTCCTCAAGCAAGAAACTCTCTGCTTGATCTAAGAATGAGACATCAACACGCAATATTTGTTGCAACGTCAGGAAGCTAAGTTGTTTATCGGCAGATAAATCTTTAAAATCTTGATATGTATAAGAACTAACTTTGTCTTCTAAGGGAGCTAAATTAGAATACTCTGTTCCTTGTAACCAATGAAGCAACGAATAACCCATCATATTTTGATTCAAGTCTGCAGAGTAACTCGTTATTTTCGTAAATTGTCCATTGTCTTCATAAAGATTTAAATTATCCAAAAGGATCTTTTTATTTGAAGTATGAAGAGATGCTCCAATACTTCTTAACGCTGAAATATTCCGATACACGTACTGAATATCAGCAACATCAGATTTAAAAGAGTCCTTCAAATAGGATTCTATTCTGTTCATCCTTTCACTAGATGCTTTAATCTGACGTCCTTGATATAGTTTCGTATAATAATCAAGTTCAACCATACGCTTTACATCTGCTTGACCATCTAAAGTCGGCTCTTCCACCTCCACACTTGCGTCTTGTTTTCCAAGTATATCAAAAGAATTTATTAGAAAATATGCTCTTGAAGGACTAAATTTGCCATTTCTGGAAACGACACTGTCTAGGTAATTTGTTACTCGACTATTATAATCGGATGTATCAACTTTATTTCGCTCCATGACTCGAAGCATTTGATAGGTCTCACTCAATTTCACACCTGTATATTGCGGATCATCAGAAAAGTTCTTCATCTCTTTCGCCAAGAACACACCCGCATCTTTCATGAACGTTTGGCTAGCTACGTCCTTGATTTGTTGCCGATACACATCTGTGGTTGGAATCTCACATTGTTCTAACAACGAATCAATTGCATACAATGCTTCAACCTCATTGAAAATCCCTAGATTTGAAGCATTTGTGAAATCTCGGTGTGCCATTTCTTCATGTACATACGAACATACCTCAAGTTCTTCACCAAGAAGCGCGTAAAGAGCATTCCCATAATAAGTGTTATAAAGACTTTGGATATCCTCTAACCCATTCGTTAAGCTAAAATCTCCACTTTCTTTCCATGAGCTTAATAGCTTATCAGAAACGTCATCCCAATCACCCTCCTCTAATGAACCAGCGGATAATTGGGATGACGCTTCTTTCGATTGCAAGACAAGAACCACCCCTCCCACGGTGAAAACCAAAGCAATCAAGATTCCTACATACCATTTTCTCATACCATAATCCCTCCCTTTATATTAAGGAAGGGGATAAACCATGTGGTCCATCCCCTTCCTCCATATTGAACCTATTAATATAGTCTTGTTGTGGATGCAGTGGAAGATGCTTTCGTACCGTCAACAAAGACAGATGCTGTATTTGTCGCTGTACCTTTATAAGGAACTCCTGAGATGTTGTATGTACCTGAGTAATCAGAAATCCAAGTGTCATTGTTCGTCCAAGTACCAGTCAAATGATTTCCACTTGCCGTTCCTCCACTTACTCCGCCGATGGAAACACCAAGGCCACTTGCGCTAATGTCCCATGCAGTTTTCACCCAATCACCGTAATCAGGATTTTGACCTAAGAATTTTGCGCTTACTTGGTAAGACTGAGTCTGGAAGTAAGCCCCTGTGCTAATCCACACATTCGATTCAATTTCATGACTAGAAAGCCCAGGCACGCCCGCAGAATTTGAATCACTGTAAGCAAATGCATTTGAACCGGCCCCAAATACAATAGCCGCTCCCATTAATGACGTTACAACAAACTTGCTAAATCGACCTTTATTAAACATGTAATCTCCTCCTAAACAGTATGTATCAGAACCTCTCAAGGTTCTAAATTCACTATAATACACAATCTTCGGTGAAGAATCGGTAGGTTACGCATAATCTATTGCGTGCCTCCGCAAAATGGGACAAGGTGACAGGAATAAAATTATTGAGCACTCTAGAGAAACATGTTACTATAAGGTCACATTAACAAGTTACTTAAAGGTAACATGTTGGGTATGGAGGATTCTAATGAATAATGAACAACTCACAGCTGTGTTTAAGGCATTAAGTCACCCGATTCGTGTGACAATGTTGGATTTACTCAAAGAGGGACCGAAACGTACATCTGACTTAGATGAGGCGTTTCCTGATGTTAGTCGTTACGCGGTCATGAAGCATTTAAACATCTTAGAAGAAGCGAACCTCCTTCTCATCCGGAGGGAAGGACGTACTCGACTGAACTACATCAATATCATTCCTCTCCAACAAGTATACGGACGCTGGGTATCGAAGT
This genomic window contains:
- a CDS encoding prenyltransferase/squalene oxidase repeat-containing protein — protein: MRKWYVGILIALVFTVGGVVLVLQSKEASSQLSAGSLEEGDWDDVSDKLLSSWKESGDFSLTNGLEDIQSLYNTYYGNALYALLGEELEVCSYVHEEMAHRDFTNASNLGIFNEVEALYAIDSLLEQCEIPTTDVYRQQIKDVASQTFMKDAGVFLAKEMKNFSDDPQYTGVKLSETYQMLRVMERNKVDTSDYNSRVTNYLDSVVSRNGKFSPSRAYFLINSFDILGKQDASVEVEEPTLDGQADVKRMVELDYYTKLYQGRQIKASSERMNRIESYLKDSFKSDVADIQYVYRNISALRSIGASLHTSNKKILLDNLNLYEDNGQFTKITSYSADLNQNMMGYSLLHWLQGTEYSNLAPLEDKVSSYTYQDFKDLSADKQLSFLTLQQILRVDVSFLDQAESFLLEEIRKPIKQGSIFQWTYQVEALQLLRSPLKAHELPNQAEQLLDSIINGNKYFNQQSELANRAFIDAMSQTDAWTDKVHRAVKGFSEEEIKPDSEAAAYMIYYTYHAMRQTRIQYDDTTLLKKLDALRRQGGYAVTDEDSYMDLRSTYFTIKLIKEIIIEDKGE